One Triticum dicoccoides isolate Atlit2015 ecotype Zavitan chromosome 5B, WEW_v2.0, whole genome shotgun sequence genomic window carries:
- the LOC119305674 gene encoding serine carboxypeptidase 1-like has protein sequence MKTISSFSLLVVLCLAALQLHADASHSQSQEAQLKKFISSRKNSASSTDTFRVRNIADRVAGSLSTESTVSDQSSMKAADKITTLPGQPEGVDFDQYGGYVTVDAENGRALFYYLVESPSGASDKPLVLWLNGGPGCSSLGFGAMQELGPFRVTEDNKTLSRNMNAWNNVANVIFLESPAGVGYSYSNTSSDYDLSGDERTADDAYVFLVKWLERFPEYKDRAFYISGESYAGHYVPELAATILLHNTYNNRTVINLQGILVGNPYLDANRNIKGAVDYFWTHAVMSDEVYANITKNCDFDNLNGTFTDAACMGAAVAFDSGYIDGYNIYAPVCIDAPNGTYYPAGYLPGYDPCSYYPTDAYLNDPAVQMAFHARTTKWSGCAHLNWTDGPMSMLPTMKWLIESKLPIWIFSGDFDSVCPLPATRYSIQDMALSVTTPWRPWTAKEEVGGYVQQYAGGFTFLSVRGAGHMVPSFQPERALVMLSSFLQGVLPPYVEQQ, from the exons atgaagaccatttCTTCGTTCTCCCTGCTTGTAGTCCTCTGCCTGGCTGCACTGCAGCTGCACGCCGATGCCTCCCACTCCCAGTCCCAGGAGGCTCAGCTCAAAAAGTTCATCTCCTCCAGGAAGAACAGCGCCAGCAGCACCGACACGTTCCGAGTGCGTAACATAGCTGACAGGGTTGCCGGCAGCCTGAGTACGGAGAGCACCGTCTCTGACCAGAGCTCCATGAAGGCCGCCGACAAGATCACGACGTTGCCCGGCCAGCCAGAGGGCGTCGACTTCGACCAGTACGGCGGGTACGTGACGGTCGATGCGGAGAACGGCCGCGCGCTCTTCTACTACCTCGTCGAATCGCCTTCCGGTGCCTCGGACAAGCCTCTCGTCCTGTGGCTTAACGGAG GGCCGGGATGCTCGTCGCTCGGATTCGGCGCAATGCAGGAGCTCGGCCCGTTCCGCGTAACTGAGGACAACAAAACGCTCAGCAGAAACATGAACGCATGGAACAACG TGGCTAACGTGATCTTCCTCGAGTCGCCCGCCGGAGTGGGTTATTCCTACTCGAACACGTCTTCCGACTATGATCTCAGCGGAGACGAGAGAACAGCCGATGACGCCTACGTGTTTCTGGTGAAATGGCTGGAGAGGTTCCCGGAGTACAAGGACCGGGCCTTCTACATCTCCGGGGAGAGCTACGCCGGACACTACGTGCCGGAGCTTGCCGCCACCATCCTACTCCACAACACATACAACAACAGAACCGTCATAAACCTTCAGGGCATCTTG GTGGGAAATCCGTACCTTGATGCCAACAGGAATATTAAGGGGGCGGTTGACTACTTCTGGACCCACGCGGTGATGTCGGACGAGGTCTACGCCAATATCACCAAGAACTGCGACTTCGACAACTTGAATGGTACATTTACAGATGCCGCATGCATGGGAGCTGCCGTGGCGTTCGACTCTGGCTACATCGATGGCTACAACATATACGCTCCGGTCTGCATTGACGCGCCCAATGGAACGTATTACCCCGCTGGCTAC TTACCTGGGTATGATCCGTGCAGTTATTATCCTACGGATGCCTACCTCAATGATCCAGCGGTGCAGATGGCTTTCCACGCTAGAACGACAAAGTGGTCAGGCTGCGC ACACTTGAACTGGACAGATGGGCCAATGTCCATGCTGCCAACCATGAAATGGTTGATCGAAAGCAAGCTCCCGATTTGGATATTCAG TGGTGATTTTGATTCTGTGTGCCCGCTGCCGGCGACGAGGTATTCTATCCAAGACATGGCCCTCTCTGTCACCACTCCATGGCGCCCATGGACAGCAAAGGAGGAG GTGGGAGGCTATGTTCAGCAGTACGCCGGGGGATTCACGTTCCTATCTGTGAGGGGAGCTGGCCATATGGTTCCATCCTTCCAGCCTGAGAGGGCATTGGTGATGTTGAGCTCGTTCCTGCAAGGCGTGCTCCCACCTTACGTAGAACAGCAGTGA